A window of the Brassica napus cultivar Da-Ae chromosome C5, Da-Ae, whole genome shotgun sequence genome harbors these coding sequences:
- the LOC106378169 gene encoding gibberellin 3-beta-dioxygenase 1, whose product MPTMLTDVFRGHPIHLPHSHQPDFTSLSELPDSYTWTPKDDPLLDAAPSPPAASENIPLIDLNHPDAANQIGSACRTWGAFQIANHGVPLELLQGIEFLTGSLFQLPVHRKLKAARSETGFSGYGVARISSFFNKQMWSEGFTITGSPLNDFRKLWPQHHLNNYCDIVEEYEEQMQKLASKLMWLSLTSLGVSEEDIKWASANSDSDWAQSALQLNHYPVCPEPDRAMGLAAHTDSTLLTILHQNNTAGLQVFRDDLGWVTVPPVPGSLVVNVGDLFHILSNGLFKSVLHRARVNQTRSRLSVAFLWGPQSDIKISPVPKLVSPVGSPLYRSVTWTEYLRTKATHFNEALSMIRNHIDE is encoded by the exons ATGCCTACAATGTTAACAGACGTCTTTCGAGGCCATCCGATCCACCTCCCACACTCTCACCAACCTGACTTCACATCCCTCAGTGAGCTCCCTGATTCTTACACATGGACCCCCAAAGACGATCCCCTCTTGGACGCCGCTCCTTCCCCTCCGGCCGCAAGTGAAAACATCCCTCTCATTGACCTGAACCACCCCGACGCGGCCAACCAAATCGGCAGCGCATGTAGAACTTGGGGTGCGTTCCAGATCGCAAACCACGGCGTGCCTTTGGAACTTCTCCAAGGCATTGAGTTTCTCACAGGCAGTCTTTTTCAGCTACCTGTCCACCGCAAGCTTAAGGCGGCTCGGTCGGAGACAGGTTTCTCTGGCTACGGCGTCGCTCGTATCTCATCTTTCTTCAATAAGCAAATGTGGTCCGAAGGTTTTACCATCACCGGCTCCCCTCTCAACGACTTCCGTAAACTTTGGCCCCAACATCACCTTAACAACTACTG CGACATCGTTGAAGAGTACGAGGAACAAATGCAAAAGTTGGCATCCAAGTTGATGTGGTTATCACTAACTTCACTTGGAGTCAGCGAAGAAGACATTAAATGGGCCAGTGCCAATTCAGATTCAGACTGGGCCCAATCCGCGCTCCAGCTAAATCACTATCCGGTTTGTCCTGAACCGGACCGGGCCATGGGTCTAGCTGCCCATACCGACTCCACCCTCCTAACCATTCTCCACCAGAACAATACCGCAGGTCTCCAAGTATTCCGTGATGATCTAGGTTGGGTAACCGTGCCACCGGTTCCAGGCTCTCTCGTGGTCAACGTCGGTGATCTCTTCCACATCTTATCCAATGGACTGTTTAAAAGCGTGCTACACCGTGCTCGGGTTAACCAAACCAGATCCAGGTTGTCGGTAGCTTTCCTTTGGGGTCCACAATCTGATATCAAGATATCACCTGTACCAAAACTGGTTAGTCCTGTTGGATCGCCACTATACCGATCGGTCACATGGACAGAGTATCTTCGAACAAAAGCTACTCACTTCAATGAAGCTCTTTCGATGATTAGAAATCACATAGATGAATAA